The following DNA comes from Candidatus Methylacidiphilum fumarolicum.
GTTAATTCTTTTCTATTCAGTCTTACCGATGTTGGTCAAGACGCTCAAAGTACTTCTCTATACGTCAATGTGGGAGGGGCATACAATCGATTTGAAGGCAAAACACGCCTTAGTGGTGCCGGAGGCTCAGCCGAAGTTCTTTCAGCTACTATAGCAAAGAATAATCAAGAATTTGATCAACGAACCCTTCAGATTCATTCCGCTCCTTATACAACCAGTAATCTATTGTTTAAAAATGTACTGTTTGATTCAGCAAAAACTATTTTTTCTGGCATGATCGATGTTTCTCCAGAGGCACAGAAAACGGATGCCTATCAAAGTAATAAAAATTTGATATTGGGAGAAAACGCTGAAGCCAATTCCTTACCTGGTCTTGAAATTATGGCCGATGATGTTCGATGCACTCATGGAGCAACAACCGGCAGCCTAGCAAAAGAAGAACTATTTTATAGTCAACAGAGAGGGATACCCAAACCGGTTTTTGAAAAGCTTTATTCGGTTGGGTTTCTTGCTGAGTGTGTTCAAAGATTAAAAAATACACAAATAGCTGATCGAATCCTTGACTTTTTCCACAGTTCCTTGCAAGTATAAATGAAAGGTGTTACCTATACTGTTAAATGAATGTGAACAATTCCCAATCCAGGTTGACTAGGGATGTAGAAGCAATTCTTATTCCTAGCGGTGATAAGGTGCAGCTTCAGAAGGATAAACCCTTTCAGATTACCCAATCTATGGGAGGTTCCTATACCATCATCTATGATAATAGGCTATTGGTGAGGGTAGACGCTAAAGATGCCGATGCCCTTGGAATCCAACAAGAGCTTTCTACTCAGAAAGAGATTTTAAGTGAACATGAAGAACTGACCGAAGAAATTATATATAGCCGTCTAAAAGAAGTATATGATCCAGAAATTCCTGTAAACATTGTAGAT
Coding sequences within:
- the sufT gene encoding putative Fe-S cluster assembly protein SufT gives rise to the protein MNVNNSQSRLTRDVEAILIPSGDKVQLQKDKPFQITQSMGGSYTIIYDNRLLVRVDAKDADALGIQQELSTQKEILSEHEELTEEIIYSRLKEVYDPEIPVNIVDLGLVYDCQIKRKEDGSYAVAVKMTLTAPGCGMGTILAQDAQSRILEIPSVSEAQVDLVWDPPWNPSMISEEGKMILGLV